One region of Trinickia violacea genomic DNA includes:
- a CDS encoding CdiA family toxin C-terminal domain-containing protein → MSQQSIKDNYQSVNQQSGIYAGNGGFNINVGNHTQLDGGVIASTASADKNSLSTQTFGFTNLQNTASYSGSTLGFSVSGAAGQSTPSGVSWTPAQQAGASGPGPTNSQGLGPSGFGAAGMSNSASGTTYAAVSAGTITVRGDAGTGHDSTAGLSRDTANANGSVQNTFNAQNVQDGMAIQQTTGQVGMQVAGDVATYLQNHADQAAEKADKALDAAKKTGNADEIAQANADDVAAHEEADLWSNSGAGRIGLHTVVAGLGAAMGGGSVAGAVGGTIAGDVAGSYTDKALGNTLGGTLLSNIVSGAAGALAGGALGGSAGALSGANGALSADLYNRQLHQAEIDAIRAKAKQLADAGVTSYDDALERLSSQALRDVDSQYAGAHPGVDLQAQAWLDQVQAANPAGYDHMPLFQATTSDRSNPNIEAGTKLTNPDIYAAANRPPIPGTISPRSPDLTALGSGNLKSLENAGISAYNKAVGLALGSAGDSLTLPLIPMTPEETAAAQATGIVTLPFGLLGKGSAAADAATVQSAARAAEIADDLLPDADFAGRGNVRPDLTDHLTNAGLSGKQISGGHDMNNFVSALNDAGGTILSQTENAPGIYEVQYQLPNATKPATKTIFDPSVYPNMADMASTAAGKALMQYQMTGSTVQTVVVDGVQFSVPIKMQNGVPYVPTAFPIGVSK, encoded by the coding sequence GTGAGCCAGCAGTCGATCAAGGACAACTACCAGTCGGTCAATCAGCAAAGCGGCATTTATGCGGGCAACGGCGGATTCAACATCAACGTCGGCAACCATACGCAGCTCGATGGAGGCGTGATCGCGAGCACGGCGAGCGCGGACAAGAACTCGCTGTCGACGCAGACGTTCGGCTTTACGAACTTGCAAAACACGGCGAGCTACTCGGGTTCGACGCTCGGCTTCAGCGTGAGTGGAGCGGCTGGGCAGAGCACGCCGAGCGGCGTGAGCTGGACGCCGGCTCAGCAGGCGGGTGCCAGCGGACCTGGGCCGACGAACTCGCAGGGGCTGGGGCCGAGCGGGTTTGGCGCGGCGGGGATGAGCAACAGCGCGTCGGGGACGACGTATGCGGCGGTGAGCGCGGGCACGATCACGGTGCGGGGTGACGCGGGCACGGGGCATGACAGTACCGCGGGGTTGAGCCGCGATACCGCGAACGCGAATGGCTCGGTGCAGAACACGTTCAACGCGCAGAACGTGCAGGACGGCATGGCGATTCAGCAGACGACGGGTCAGGTCGGGATGCAGGTGGCGGGGGATGTGGCGACGTATTTGCAGAATCATGCCGATCAAGCAGCTGAAAAGGCCGACAAGGCGCTTGATGCGGCGAAAAAGACCGGGAATGCTGACGAGATTGCGCAAGCAAACGCGGATGATGTCGCGGCACACGAGGAGGCGGATCTGTGGAGCAACAGCGGCGCTGGGCGCATTGGCTTGCACACGGTAGTGGCTGGGCTGGGCGCGGCGATGGGCGGGGGCAGTGTCGCGGGCGCGGTGGGCGGCACCATCGCGGGTGATGTCGCGGGCAGTTATACCGACAAGGCGCTCGGCAATACACTCGGCGGGACGTTGCTTTCGAACATTGTCTCGGGCGCGGCGGGAGCTTTGGCAGGCGGCGCGCTCGGCGGCTCGGCCGGTGCGCTGAGTGGGGCGAATGGGGCGTTGAGTGCGGATCTCTACAATCGGCAGTTGCATCAAGCGGAAATCGATGCGATTCGCGCGAAGGCGAAGCAACTTGCAGATGCCGGGGTAACGAGTTACGACGATGCGCTGGAACGGTTGTCGTCGCAGGCGCTACGGGATGTGGATTCGCAGTACGCGGGGGCGCATCCGGGCGTGGATCTGCAGGCGCAGGCGTGGCTAGATCAGGTGCAAGCGGCGAACCCGGCCGGCTATGACCACATGCCGCTGTTCCAAGCGACGACCTCGGACCGCAGCAACCCGAACATCGAAGCCGGCACGAAGCTGACGAACCCGGATATCTATGCAGCGGCGAACCGGCCGCCGATTCCTGGCACGATTAGCCCGAGGAGTCCGGATCTAACCGCGCTAGGTTCGGGCAACTTGAAGTCGCTCGAAAATGCGGGGATCAGTGCGTACAACAAGGCAGTCGGTCTTGCGTTGGGATCGGCGGGAGATAGTTTGACGTTGCCGCTGATTCCGATGACGCCGGAAGAAACAGCGGCTGCTCAGGCAACGGGTATTGTAACGTTGCCATTCGGACTGCTTGGAAAAGGGAGCGCTGCCGCTGATGCCGCTACAGTGCAGTCTGCTGCGAGAGCTGCTGAGATCGCAGACGACCTTTTACCAGATGCAGACTTTGCCGGTCGCGGCAACGTTCGCCCAGACTTAACCGATCATCTGACAAATGCGGGTCTTTCTGGAAAGCAAATTTCGGGAGGGCATGACATGAACAACTTTGTGTCGGCGCTCAACGATGCTGGTGGGACAATTTTGTCTCAAACTGAGAATGCACCGGGAATTTATGAGGTTCAGTACCAGCTGCCAAATGCGACCAAGCCGGCAACGAAAACTATTTTCGATCCTTCGGTCTACCCCAACATGGCAGACATGGCTAGTACGGCTGCCGGAAAAGCATTAATGCAGTATCAAATGACGGGAAGTACGGTCCAGACTGTTGTTGTGGACGGTGTGCAATTTTCGGTGCCAATTAAAATGCAGAATGGAGTCCCGTATGTGCCGACTGCCTTTCCAATAGGAGTTTCGAAATGA
- a CDS encoding colicin immunity protein — translation MNIDHQRRYESPDDFFVLGGSVVMKVSADPAIAICVAAAEHGLVVARIEGGIWHNSGFEARLDCIWDGVDPPVDRRTTEQNNCAAADFVRSERKLHDAFVITAPPMAGWCSSYKPRKQ, via the coding sequence GTGAACATTGATCATCAAAGACGTTACGAATCTCCGGACGACTTCTTTGTCTTGGGCGGAAGCGTCGTGATGAAGGTTTCTGCCGATCCGGCGATCGCCATTTGCGTTGCTGCGGCCGAGCACGGGTTGGTTGTTGCTCGGATTGAAGGGGGTATCTGGCACAACTCCGGCTTCGAGGCCAGGCTCGATTGCATTTGGGACGGGGTTGATCCTCCAGTGGATCGAAGAACGACAGAACAAAACAACTGCGCTGCTGCCGATTTTGTGCGCTCGGAGCGAAAGTTGCACGACGCATTTGTGATTACAGCGCCGCCCATGGCGGGTTGGTGCTCTAGCTACAAGCCCAGAAAGCAATGA
- a CDS encoding LysR family transcriptional regulator, with product MDHLQSVRIFVKVADIGSFVGAANALDVSNAVVTRHVADLEGRLGTRLLHRTTRSLSLTESGQVYLERARQILDDLEDVEQMVTARNHEPVGTLRIVAPVVFGLHMLAPVLQSYSQSYPKVVPDVTLVDRNVDLVEEGYDVGILIARQMRAGSIVTRRLTTDCMMVCATPDYLAEHGTPTRPEQLMDHACLSPPSEYWGDEHVFSGAYDEVRVRPANVIAANNTEMLRQFALLGMGVAILPSYLISRDVAQGRLVRLLAEYRLPQVEINVAYPSRRHLPVKVRTFIDHLVEYFARKADEVVAFPEAVAKADVVGRRAATVRAIDAFDRASPVGAGHYARVMPQ from the coding sequence ATGGATCATTTGCAGTCGGTGCGGATATTCGTCAAGGTGGCGGATATCGGCAGTTTTGTCGGCGCGGCGAACGCGCTCGATGTCTCCAACGCCGTCGTGACGCGCCACGTCGCCGACCTCGAAGGCCGGCTCGGCACCCGGCTCCTCCATCGCACGACACGCAGCCTCTCGCTGACCGAATCCGGCCAGGTCTACCTCGAACGCGCACGGCAAATTCTCGACGACCTCGAAGACGTCGAGCAGATGGTGACCGCGCGCAATCACGAACCCGTCGGTACGCTGCGCATCGTGGCGCCTGTCGTGTTCGGGCTGCATATGCTCGCGCCCGTGCTGCAGAGCTATTCGCAAAGTTATCCGAAGGTCGTGCCGGACGTGACGCTCGTCGATCGCAACGTCGATCTGGTGGAAGAAGGGTATGACGTCGGCATTCTGATCGCGCGGCAGATGCGGGCCGGAAGCATCGTCACGCGGCGGCTGACGACCGATTGCATGATGGTTTGCGCAACGCCCGACTATCTCGCCGAACACGGCACGCCGACACGGCCCGAGCAGCTGATGGATCATGCTTGCCTGAGCCCGCCGTCGGAATACTGGGGCGACGAGCATGTATTCAGCGGCGCGTATGACGAAGTGCGCGTGCGGCCGGCGAATGTGATCGCCGCGAACAATACGGAAATGCTGCGGCAGTTCGCGCTGCTTGGCATGGGGGTGGCGATTCTGCCGAGCTATTTGATCAGCCGGGATGTGGCGCAGGGGCGGTTGGTGAGGCTGCTCGCGGAGTATCGGTTGCCGCAGGTGGAGATCAATGTCGCGTATCCGAGCCGGCGGCATTTGCCGGTGAAGGTGCGGACTTTCATTGATCACCTCGTTGAGTATTTCGCTCGGAAGGCGGATGAGGTGGTGGCGTTTCCGGAGGCTGTCGCGAAAGCCGATGTGGTCGGGCGGAGGGCGGCGACGGTGCGTGCGATTGATGCTTTTGATCGGGCGTCGCCGGTGGGGGCGGGGCACTATGCGCGGGTGATGCCGCAGTAG
- a CDS encoding methyltransferase domain-containing protein, translated as MPTVSILIPAYKADYLGRAILSAQRQTFEDIEILVGDDTPDAALQEVVSRFEDPRIRYFHHGFQNGTRNSQALWEHARGQYVKFLSGDDMLMPASVQTLVDELRANPEVVLAFHERVIVDETDNVVATPGPLLAPGNTAFIDRPFLIEHMVAGLNNFIGEPSNIMLVRDRVDISAVWDYRSWVLDFTGDVAAYLNCAEKAPLLAVGGYLSASRRHSAQAPETGSANFSAGLYEWELMVRGEAAAGNLTGDALRNAQRTLRRLYANWSATLPEIAPLLANLDEFKRRPAHELYASERFQADLTNARAAVAARVGVSSKGPQAPQQKFCVVCEQPVPGWLPHPENGNSGKTFMRQIETVGSTLQNHSCPKCGCNDRERHLWLYLAFSRILEDAGAKRILHVAPEAGLEPRIRRLQPREYVVGDLSPRLAHHREINVEKLDFPDGYFDVIICNHVLEHVDNPAAALAEFNRCLAPGGHLVAQTPYSPVLRNTFELTKPVDEAFATNYFGQNDHVRMFGADLVDHFRNAGFKGDLYPHTTVLGEVDPDTYGCNGREPFFFFAKGDAPVFPAHASSQPIQ; from the coding sequence ATGCCCACTGTCAGCATTCTGATCCCCGCCTACAAGGCCGATTACCTCGGCCGGGCGATCCTCAGCGCGCAGCGCCAGACTTTCGAGGACATCGAAATCCTCGTCGGCGACGACACGCCCGATGCCGCGCTCCAGGAAGTCGTCAGTAGGTTCGAGGATCCCCGCATCCGCTACTTCCACCACGGTTTTCAAAACGGCACGCGCAATTCGCAAGCATTGTGGGAGCACGCGCGCGGCCAGTACGTGAAGTTCCTGTCCGGCGACGACATGCTGATGCCGGCCTCGGTTCAGACGCTCGTCGACGAGCTGCGCGCCAACCCTGAGGTGGTCCTCGCGTTCCACGAGCGCGTGATCGTCGACGAGACGGACAACGTCGTCGCCACGCCGGGCCCGCTGCTCGCGCCGGGCAATACCGCGTTCATCGATCGTCCGTTCCTGATCGAGCACATGGTCGCCGGGCTGAACAACTTCATCGGCGAACCGAGCAACATCATGCTCGTGCGTGACCGCGTCGACATTTCGGCCGTCTGGGACTACCGCTCGTGGGTGCTCGACTTCACCGGCGACGTGGCGGCCTATCTGAACTGTGCCGAAAAGGCGCCGCTGCTCGCGGTGGGCGGCTATCTGAGCGCGTCCCGCCGTCATTCGGCCCAGGCGCCGGAAACCGGCAGCGCGAACTTCAGTGCGGGGCTCTACGAGTGGGAACTGATGGTGCGCGGCGAAGCGGCGGCCGGCAATCTCACGGGAGACGCCCTCCGGAATGCGCAGCGCACGCTGCGCCGGCTCTACGCCAACTGGTCCGCGACGCTGCCCGAAATCGCCCCCCTGCTTGCCAACCTCGACGAATTCAAGCGCCGGCCCGCACATGAGCTCTACGCGTCCGAGCGTTTCCAAGCAGATCTCACGAATGCCCGCGCGGCCGTTGCCGCGCGCGTCGGTGTGAGCAGTAAAGGGCCGCAGGCGCCGCAGCAAAAGTTCTGCGTCGTCTGCGAGCAGCCAGTACCCGGCTGGCTGCCGCACCCTGAGAACGGCAACTCCGGCAAGACCTTCATGCGGCAAATCGAAACGGTGGGTTCGACGCTCCAGAACCACTCGTGCCCGAAGTGCGGCTGCAACGACCGCGAGCGCCATCTGTGGCTCTATCTTGCCTTTTCGCGGATTCTCGAAGACGCGGGCGCGAAGCGCATTCTCCACGTCGCGCCGGAAGCCGGGCTCGAGCCGCGCATCCGCAGGCTCCAGCCGCGCGAATACGTCGTTGGCGATCTCTCGCCGCGCCTCGCGCATCACCGCGAAATCAACGTCGAAAAGCTCGACTTCCCCGACGGCTACTTCGACGTGATCATCTGCAACCACGTGCTGGAGCACGTGGACAACCCGGCTGCGGCGCTCGCCGAGTTCAACCGGTGCCTTGCGCCCGGCGGCCACTTGGTCGCGCAGACGCCCTACTCGCCGGTGCTGCGCAATACGTTCGAATTGACCAAGCCCGTCGACGAAGCCTTCGCGACGAACTACTTCGGGCAAAACGACCATGTCCGCATGTTCGGCGCCGACCTGGTCGACCACTTCCGCAACGCAGGGTTCAAGGGCGACCTGTATCCGCATACGACGGTTCTCGGCGAGGTCGATCCGGACACCTACGGCTGCAACGGACGAGAGCCTTTCTTCTTTTTCGCGAAAGGGGACGCGCCGGTGTTCCCGGCTCATGCGTCTTCGCAGCCAATCCAGTGA
- a CDS encoding DegT/DnrJ/EryC1/StrS family aminotransferase, which yields MNAAAPVRVISPEPDDRIFVTQPHMAPLDEFIPYLEKIWESKVLTNRGPFHRQLEDALCEYLGVEHLALFANGTLALVTALQALRITGEVITTPYSFVATAHSLLWNGIKPVFVDIDPDTLNLDPHKIEAAITPQTTAIMPVHCYGHPCDVEAIRRIADNYNLKVIYDAAHAFGVQTDSGSVLQHGDLSALSFHATKVFNTFEGGAIICPDAKTKQRIDHLKNFGYVDEVTVVAPGINAKMSEINAAFGLLQLKHVDEAIAKRKRIDAMYRGQLRDVKGIRCLEDAGETVANCAYFPILVESDYPMSRDALFELLRSHDIVARRYFYPLISDFPMYRGLPSASRDNLPVATDAALKVLCLPIYPALSDEQVERIAGIVARGRS from the coding sequence ATGAACGCTGCCGCCCCCGTTCGCGTGATATCTCCGGAACCAGACGATCGCATCTTCGTCACGCAGCCGCATATGGCGCCGCTGGACGAATTTATCCCCTATTTGGAAAAGATATGGGAGAGCAAGGTACTGACGAACCGCGGCCCGTTCCATCGGCAGCTCGAAGACGCGCTGTGCGAATATCTCGGCGTTGAACACTTGGCGCTCTTTGCCAACGGGACACTGGCGCTTGTCACCGCGCTGCAAGCGCTGCGCATCACCGGCGAGGTCATCACCACGCCGTATTCGTTCGTCGCCACCGCGCATTCGTTGTTGTGGAACGGCATCAAACCCGTATTCGTCGACATCGATCCCGATACGCTCAATCTCGATCCGCACAAAATCGAGGCAGCCATTACGCCGCAAACGACTGCCATCATGCCCGTTCACTGCTATGGGCATCCGTGCGACGTCGAGGCGATTCGCCGGATCGCCGACAATTACAACCTGAAGGTCATTTACGACGCCGCACACGCGTTCGGTGTACAAACCGACAGCGGCAGCGTCCTGCAGCACGGCGATCTATCGGCGCTGAGCTTTCATGCGACAAAGGTCTTCAACACATTCGAAGGCGGCGCGATCATCTGTCCGGATGCGAAGACCAAGCAGCGCATCGACCACCTCAAGAACTTCGGCTACGTCGATGAAGTCACCGTGGTGGCGCCCGGCATCAATGCGAAGATGAGCGAGATCAACGCGGCGTTCGGCCTGCTGCAGTTGAAGCACGTCGACGAGGCGATCGCCAAGCGCAAGCGAATCGATGCGATGTACCGCGGGCAATTGCGCGACGTGAAGGGTATTCGCTGTCTGGAAGATGCGGGCGAGACGGTGGCGAACTGCGCCTACTTCCCGATTCTCGTCGAGAGCGACTACCCGATGAGCCGCGATGCGCTGTTCGAGTTGCTGCGCTCGCACGACATCGTCGCGCGACGCTACTTCTATCCGCTCATTTCCGATTTCCCGATGTACCGCGGGCTGCCTTCGGCAAGCCGCGACAATCTGCCCGTGGCGACCGACGCCGCTCTGAAGGTGCTCTGCCTGCCGATTTACCCGGCACTGTCCGACGAGCAAGTTGAACGGATCGCGGGCATCGTCGCGCGAGGCCGCTCGTGA